One Amaranthus tricolor cultivar Red isolate AtriRed21 chromosome 1, ASM2621246v1, whole genome shotgun sequence DNA window includes the following coding sequences:
- the LOC130822013 gene encoding DNA-directed RNA polymerase subunit beta-like — MNSVGTFIVNGIYRIVINQILQSPGIYYRSELDHNGISVYTGTIISDWGGRSELEIDRKARIWARVSRKQKISILILSSAMGSNLREILDNVCYPEIFLSFLNDKEKKKNRVKRKCNFGVLSTICLCGWGSSIFGILM; from the coding sequence ATGAATTCCGTGGGAACTTTTATAGTAAATGGAATATACAGAATTGTGATCAATCAAATATTGCAAAGCCCGGGTATTTATTACCGATCCGAGTTGGACCATAACGGAATTTCGGTCTATACCGGCACCATAATATCAGATTGGGGAGGAAGATCAGAATTAGAGATTGATCGAAAAGCAAGAATATGGGCTCGTGTGAGTAGGAAACAGaaaatatctattttaattCTATCATCAGCTATGGGTTCGAATTTACGAGAAATTCTGGATAATGTTTGCTACCCAGAAATTTTCTTGTCTTTCCTGAatgataaagagaaaaaaaaaaatagggtcaAAAGAAAATGCAATTTTGGAGTTTTATCAACAATTTGCTTGTGTGGGTGGGGATCCAGTATTTTCGGAATCCTTATGTAA